From the genome of Neomonachus schauinslandi chromosome 1, ASM220157v2, whole genome shotgun sequence:
CCGCAGGTTGGAGCAGAAGCTGAGTTGTGGGCGGCCCGCTTCCCGCCGCGCTGCAGGGACCAGTAACTCGTGGGCGCTCAAAGGGCCGCGGGGGTTCCCGGGGAGCCCACGTGGGTCCAGGGACGGGTGGCCCCAAGAAAGCCTAGGAAAAAGCCCAGAGAACGAAGTGGTCACGGGCCGAGACAGGGCCCGGAATCCAAGAGCTGGTGGCCGAGGTTTTCCAGGCCGGGTTAAGCCTAACATAGGCAATCCTGCATCTCTGcaacctcccctctcccccacccccacccccaccggcccAATACCCATTGTCCAGACTTCCCAGTGGGGTGAGGAAATAAACCCATTcatcttcaagaaaaaaagaagataaacaaaagcaACCCCACCCCCTCATGACTACAGTGTCCACTTACAGATTCTagaacctgggggggggggggggacacttcATGCTGGAGAAGagtggagagggaagaaaaataagatctttaaaacaaagattacaACTCCAAGTACAGAAGACAGAGCTATGCCTGTTCCCTTAATGAaccacatttattaaaaatgactaaGACTGTACATAAAAATCCAAGATCTCTAAAAAGCCTATAGGAGCTGTGGCATCAGGTTTTAGTTTCTTCACATTACCGAGCTGGGTAGTGGGGATGGCAAAGAAAGAGGGTGAAATAGGAGAGTTTTCCTTACACATGTTTCAAGTTAGTACATTGTAGCTGAATACATTCTTAACTATCTAAGAAGTAAACAGAATATTCCCCAATATCCGGGATGATGAGAGAACCTATCCCCCCCAAGCCCTGCTGTCAGGTGATCTGTGAATTCTTGACAAAGCCAAAGCACAATTTTCATCATCTCAGACACGTAAGGAGACTATTTGTACAATATATCCCACGGTATTCTACAGTGTATCTAAGCACACAcaaaactgtacactttaaaattctctctcttattttcttttttggccactcccttccccacccccttctcctgaGTCCTACTAGCCACCCCAGCCCGCAGCAGAGGCCTAGCCTGTGACACAGTCCTGAACTAGGGCCAAACATGGCTTGCTTCGAAAGCCTAGGAGGAATCAAAGTCAGGTAAAGCCAGCACCTTCACGTAAGGTTTTTCTCACCTCCCAGGCCTAGCTATCTTTTGTCCCTAGCAGAAAGTAACAGCAAAAAGTCCCCTGTTGAAGCTTAAGGCCCAGCCCTTCTCTTCCAGAAGCAAAACACCTTGCCACTCCAGGATTCTCTCTGCTTACAGATTTACACATAGGAATGAGAACCAGATCTTTCAACTCATTGGCTAGCGCTCAGCACTCCGAATCTTCACAGCCCGATTCTCTGAATGTTTAGTGcctccaataaataaatccagaACCTTGAATAaccttcaaatttttaaaacGCTTTAAAGtccttcattaattttatttaaaaaacaaaaaaatgcgaGGCTTGTTTCAGTTACCTGCAGCAATTAAAAAGCTTTGGCACCTTCTTTTAGAGGATTGCACAAAACGGGATGCATCAAGGTGAAATGCAAATGTCTTTTTGGCAAACCTAGGCAAAGAAGACAACAAAAAACACCACCAAGTCCATCTGCAAAAAGTTAGCTCATTTTGACGTAGTTAAAATAACTCTTTAGGGAGTTGGGTAAAAAGCATAATACCCCCCCATGCCTTTTGAGGTGTCTTTACTGTACTCTTCAGCGTTAATGTCCTCACACTTTATGGAGGGAGAATTTTCATTACTAGAGGTGCTGGGAGACAGCCGCCGTCGCTTACAAGCACTGGTGTATACCCCCGAATCGTTGGAATCCAAAGACTTGATGGAAGGGGGGGTCTCTATCCAAGAAGagctgatttcttctttgactttctCCTTGGAGAGCTGATCCTCAGAGAACACAGTGGGGCTTGTTCTGGAGGTCCATGGGAGTCCAGCAGCCATCTTCCTCTGGTAAGAGCCTCGACCTCCCCACCCTGCCATGGCAGGGAAGGTTGGGTCAGGGTAATAGCCCAGGGCGTGGGACGTCTGGAGGGGCAAGGATTTAATACCATATGGGAGCAAGGTGCTGGAAGTATATTCAGACTCATAGGAACCGATGTCTAGTTTGTTGGTCCCAGGTTGCTGGACAGGCGTGACAAGCCACCGCTGGGGAGGGTTGACCACCTCTTCGTTCTGTTGGGGTGAAAGGAGCCCATTGGTCTGTGGCACGGTTCTCTCGCCATTATAATATCGGGCTTGAGGTAAAGTGTTGACAAAGGGCTCCGGGAAGAAGGACTGAACGCCGTACCGACCTCCAGGGACAATCTGATGGGATCTAGGAGAATCCGTGGGAGATGGAGTTAACCTGTCATTTTCTGAAGCGGTGTACATGCTACAATATAAagagaaacacttaaaaaaaaaacaccctaatGTTGTTACCAAATAACCACCTCCCAGAAATCAAAAAGGCTCACATAGTGGGCTGTACTGGGAGCACTGgtctgctggagtggagggatggAGGTAGGAGATGCATTGGCCCATTTCAGCCCGACGCTTGGCTCATACGGGAAAAAGTTTCCTCCCAAGCACTAAGTATTTAAACTATAGAAAAATCCACCTTTGCAAGTCCTAGAACTTGAAGAACAGTGCCACTCTCCTTTGTCAATGTCAGGGAAGGAATGCTGACTGTGGTATTAGAAATCCCACATGTAAATGACCTTGTGGGGCTTTACTGTTTAATGTTGTGAAAATTACATCCTCTTAGTTTTAGGTTtttcttatgtaaaaaaaaaaataataatgataataaaagagAGGGAGTAATAATACCTATTCCTCAGAGGATAAAAAAGTTGGATCAAATGAAAAGGAAGGTATATAAATGCAgattatgaaaatttcaaatctgcactcaaatgttaaaaaaaatagctccTCATTTTTCAGCCCTtaacattgctttaaaaattaacaaacccTTCCGTGAAAATTCTAAAGCAAGATTagccaaggggggaaaaaatgcaaaaacaaaagtaGCTGAAAATCCCAAACAAACGTGAAGAAGACTCGTCCTAGAATGTTCTCTGGGAAGTGTCTGGTTATGTATGTCCTGTTCAAAGGTGACCatgcaaatatgaataaaagcTGCACTTACGAATCATAGTTGTCTCTGAAGCCTTTTGCAAAGGGGTTATGATCAATCTTTAGTTGAGTTATCtagagaggggagaaaaacagTCAGTTGTTGAGTGCTTTATCACGCTGGACCTAGCTGTAGAGATTCTTGGGCCATTTGGGACACTCACATCGGTGTTTTGGTAGGCAGTCACCGCAATGAACTGCGTTTCAGAGAAGGTAAAGGTCTGAGTCTTTGAGGGCTCGTTCAGGTCCTCCACGCCATCCTCTGTCACCTCAACAATGTGCAGTCGGGGTTGGTACTTGTGTAAAGACTGCAACACTATCATCTGGAAATGGTACAGAAAAAGAGCTGCCAAATCCATAAAGTCTCTTAGAGGTAAATCTTGACAAACTACATGTTTTGGAATGGGACTCCTGCTTGTCGCCCACTGACAGTTACCTTTTTCTATAGCCATTTTTAAGATCTTCTCATTGCTGCTTTTGCAACTTAAAACCTAGCTGGCTGGCTATGCGTGTTTGACAAACACTCTTTCCTCTTAGTTACTAAGTCCCCCAAAGACTTTAGTATTTCTTCTCCTAATAGTCAACTCACTGTTGACTGAAGTCTAGTGAAAATGaaaggtcaaaagaaaaaaaaaaaaaaggttagaacTAGGTGAGCAAACAGGTAAACAACTGCAGGTATTACAAATACAGCGAAGAGTATGGTAACTTGTTAGGAAAAGAAATCTATGGCCAGAAGCCACCCCGTCCTCTGTCACTCTACCTGGGTGTTGTTGTTATTTGCGCCTTTGTTATTGGTGAGTTTTAATTTCCCAAAGGAAATCTCCTGTCTCATCCAGTGGGAACCAGTATTAGGAGACTCTGGGTGAACATACATTTTGTTGcctaagagaaaatgaaacaaaacacaaaacccaagCAGATAGGGCTGATTACACATGGACATAGGGGAGGGATGTCTGTTACATATAGATTCAAGAGCTAGTCTTCAGGCACAAGTCTCCCCAGAGCTCGCTCTCCACCGGGATTCCACTGACAGCCCTCCCAGGGCCCCGGTGCTTCCGGCCCTCCTTGAACAAGGCAGTCATCTTAATGCTacctcaaaatacataaaaggagCCACCAGGAGATGTCTCTTGAAGGTCAATTTGGGGCCTCCTAAAGCTGGTAGGGCAACATCTGATGGAAAGTGGTTGGGTTTTCGTGGGTGGACTCAACCTTGGGGAAGGCTTTCTCAAGTGAAGGCTGGAGTGTTGGGAGCCCTTTCCACCCAGGAGAATTTAGTAGGAattggtgggggagggtggggaagagtaGGGTCATGGTTACAGTACCAAAGTTTATATTCCTAGGCAAGAAATCTGACTTGgcaattctctccctctctcccccattcCAACAATCAACACCAAGAAACTCATACTAACACCTCTAGGCCCCAGATGAGGGGCAAGTGCTCGATTTAAATGTGAGTTTTCCGAGTCAGGAGTTCACTGcccgcccctccctgcctgggccTCCTCTCTCCTCACCCTGCATGTTATTGTCCGCTTTGCCGCAGGTCACCCACTTGCCCCCCTGGAATCGCCAGTGGTTGGGGTCCGCCAGCACCACCTCTACAAACACGTTGTAGTGGGCCGTGGGATTGAGTCCGTTTATGTTGAAGCTCAAGAAAGGAAACATGCGCCTGaatgagggaacagaagcaggataAGCGGTTTAAATCCGGATGCCTGAGAGCAGGCCCGCACCAGACCAGGTTTGCCGGCACCTGGCGTAGGTCAGAGTAGGACACTGAAAAGCCTACAGAAAGAACAGAATACTGGTCCACAAAGTGGCCCCTCACTCGCAAAATACTTGAGTTGTCAACTCTGGGAACATCTCTTTTCTGAAACAATTTGCCCCAAAGTAAGCATTTCCCCAATTGAGGTGCTACTGCACCCTCTCCCCACtcaagttcttaatttttcttccagGATGTGAAAAATCATTCGTTTTTCTACGTTTAAGTACCAGAGAATAACGTTCAGTTGTTcgtgttaaaatttttaaatggtactCGTCAGGCTCAAAGTTCCCCTTGAGCGCCCCTCTCCCAGCACCCACCCCTCACATTTCCCATTCGTACCCACTGTTAGCAGTTGGATGGGTATCAGAACTTTCTCACGTCCCGAACCCCATCAGGTCTGGCTCCAGGGCCTGCCTAATCAACTACCCGCACCAGCCAACCCTCCGATGCCCATCTCCCCGAGGCGCCCCGTGGAGACTCTGGCGCCTAAAACTGCGGGAGCCCATCTCCTGCGCTCAGGAAGCCAACCTTTGCGCCTTTCCCCACCCGCAGCTCCTCGCGGGTATGCAGGGACCAGCTCGGTATGCCGAGCGGGCGGATCTAGTAAATCCAGCTTTGTGGACAATTCCCAATTTCCATTTCCGCCTCCTTCTCGCCAGTCCAGGTGAgggtgacgggggggggggggcgggggggtcagcTGTAACATTAGCACCGTGCACAAACCGGTGCGCGGACCGGGAGGGACACCGGATTGGAGATGCTCGCGGAAAAACACTCTCCCAACAAATCGCGGAGCGAATGGGCACAGCTCCCTCACCCACGGCCTTCCCCAGGACCACACAGTCACTCAATTGTCATTCACCTCGGAGCCCCTCCGCGCTGCTCTCACCTGCCCTGTTTCGTAATGATCATCTCGGTTTGGTGGCGGTGGAATTTGAGCCACAGAGGCCGGTTGCACAGGTAGACGTGGGCACGAAAGCCGGAACCAGGAACCCCCAACGCCCCCAATCCTCCGCAGGACCCCGCAGCTGCCGCCCCAGGGTACGGCCCATAGAGCGGAGCCCCCTGGCTGTACTGATAGGCCCCCGGGCCGCCTGCCCCaccgccgccgcccgcgcccgcTCCGCTACTCGCGCCGGCTCCCGGGCCGAACTGTGCCCTCCCAGGTGGGCACACAGCCGCGGGGAAGCCGCCGGGGGGCAGCATGGAGCCGTAGGGGTAGCGCGCCCCGTTGGGAGCAGGGTACACGGATCCGTGGGGCGCTCCTGCCGCCGCCTGGTAGGGGAAGAGCGAGCAGGGCGCGGCCAGCTCGGAGCCCTGAGGCCCGGGGGACTGGAGGTAGTAGCGCTCCGAGCTCAGGCTGTCCATGGAGTAGCgcgcggtggcggcggcggcggcggcggcggcggcggcggcggcggcagcggctgAGGGCAGCTCCTCCTCCCCGCAGGGGGAGCCCTTGCGGCCGTCCGGGGGCCCGGGCTTGGCCGCTGCCGCGGCGCTGGCGAAGGCGTCCCCGGCGTCGGCGTCACTGAGCATGGCCGCGGGGGCCCCCGCGCTGGCGGCCGTGGGTTCCCCGCTCCCACTTTCGCACGAGAGGCTGCCAGGGAACTTCTTGGGCGCTTTGTCTAAGTCCAGCCTCTGAGGCGAGGGGGCCGCGCCAGGGAGGTGGCCTGCGCTCCCGCTGCCTCCGCCTCGCGCACTCTCCAGCGGGTAGAAGTGCGTGCCGGGCAGGTTCACCGAGCTCACCAAGAGCTGCTCCCCTAACTGCATGCTTTGCAAAGCGCAGACGGCAGCTGGCTGCTTCCTCTCCTTCCGCGGCCTTAATATAAAGGCAGGATGGGGGAGCCAGCGCCCTCTTCCGAGGGGAAGGTAACTTCCCCTACCTCCGGTGCTGGGGCTACCCACCTGGCCGCACGCGGGCCGCTAAGGCGCGCACTCGCGCGCCGGGAACCCAGCGTCCTTTCCGCGAGGAAAGCTCACTGAGTTTGAAGGCAGGAGGTGGAAATTAACCGAAAAGcactctccttttcccttcccgTCCTTCTTGCCACTCTGCACCCCCGTCCTCCTCCACACTCACacccaggaagaagaggatttagaTCTCTGTCCCCATCCACCCACCAGCGCTAGCCTTTCTGCCCTTCTCGACTGCCCGAGTGTGGGTCAAGTTGACCACTTGGAAACTTGCAGGCTGTCATTGGCTGCTTTATATATGTGCGGCCAGGGAGGGGCTTCGCGGCCCCACAGCCCGGGGACTCTCCTATTGGCTGACGGAGGTGACACTAATTCAATTAGGCATTTACTAATTGGATCATGTCGACTGcgactttcttttcctttagtctattttttttttttttttttttttgagactctgTCCTACTGTGAGAATCAATTCTGGTGTCCGTATTTTGCTGGAGTTTAGGAGAACGGGGTTTGGGGTCTGCGTAGCGGGGTCCACTCCTGCCACAGAAGTCATCTCAGCACTCTGAGAGGAGGATGCGGGGGCGGGAGCAGGTTTTAGAGGCTGGCGCGAGAAAGGCTCTGCAAGCTGAAGTCTTGCAGAGAGGCACCGGTCCCTGAGGGTGGGGATCTGGGGAGACTCGGAGAGAGGCCGAGGCGAGGTCTCTTTCCTCATCGGGGGCTGTAGCTCCAGGCACACTTTCCTCCCGATGGTGGAAGGCTCCCAGGCCTTCAGCCTACAGGAACCCCATTTTGTTCGGTTCTACTCTTTTTCTCACTGGGAAGGGTTCGTGAAGAGGAAACCTTGCGCTCCGCGTTTGGGATTCCGGGGACAGCGAACGCACATTGCCATCCTTGAGGACCGGCTTATGAGTCAGAAGCCCTGGCGGGGTGGGGTACTGGGGACACCCTCACCCTCTTGCCAACACGCCTGCTTTCAGAAGGCAATCACTTTTACTCCCCACAACTGAAAATCCACCGCAGCTCCGTTTCCCTGAATCCCGGATTCCCTCCACCCCACACACCATCTTCAGTGGGGCCTGGCACCGAGAAACAAAGGTTCCCCAGCAGCAGTGCGGTTGAGATTCCCTGCGCCTCTCCTCTGCGGCGCAACACAGAAGGTAGAATAATTAGTGAAATAATCAGTTTGATACTGAATTAAGCCCTTTTGCCCCAGctgcctgtttctcccttgcGTTTCCGCAGACAGTAGAGTCAAGAGTGGTGCcgtcttattttattgttttattaccGAAAAGGGTGAGGCATGTTTCACTGCGGATAGGGAGAAGCATGAATATTCGCTGTTAATAAGCAATTACAGACGCGGCTTGTAATCGCTCCGGGAGCGCATTTTCCGGCTGAGATGTTGGGACTCTGCTTCCCCAACCGAACACGATCACACGGGAAACTCTTAGCCCACAACAGATGAGGCGGCCGCAGGATTTCTTGAGCGCGCACACGCCAGTGTAGAATAGCTCGAAGCTTTCCAACCTAGGTTCAAACCACAGCAGCATAAACCAACAGCTGCACGTCTGGGTTAGAGAGCAAGACGGTTTCTTAATACACTCGGACGTTCCAGGGAATTTACCAGTTTTGGGGGGTGGTGAAAACCGGGGGCGTGAGAAGGTTTTCAGGTTCAGGACACAGCCAGTTGGGAGGGAGCACGTTAAGCGAGTGGGCCGGGGCGGTGGTCCCGCAGGTCCTGGGCAGAGCAGCCCGGGAGCAGATCCCTGGAAAGGTGGCCCAGAGCGCCCTCAGCCCAGCGCCCCTAGCATCTCGTCCTGCTAGTTGAGGTCGGGTTTGgcttggctccctgctccgatCACCCCCACCGTCCACTCCCACCTCCcggcttttgttttattttgaccGAGGGAAGTCGTGAAGAATTGAATTTTTCAAGTACTTTGTGCGTTTGCAGACTTCATGATTTTCAAAGTGGAGATTCCGTGAGGGGGACGCGAGAACAGGAAAGGAAGGGGCTGCGCGGTTTGGGCATCTTGGCGACGTAGCTCGGGTTTGGGGAACCTGGTTACGCCTCGCGGGCTCCTCCACGTTAGGCTTGACCTGAGCTGCGGGATGTGTGAGGCAAAAATAGGGGTGAGATGGAATCTCAcattatttggagatagggtggCTGGGGGTAGGTATCAGTTTTGCGCTTTATCACAGAGAGAAAGCGGGCCTCTGTGTCCCTTCAAATTGCTTTCGAGGCGGCCAGGGAAGCGCTGCGCGTGGCAAAGTGCCATGGCCGGCAACAGGCATCGTTCCGACCCACTCTGGCGCAAATAACGCGGGCCAGCTGTCCCCCGCGCCACATCAGAAAGGGTTGATTTTATTCCAGCCCCAGAGCAAGCTCTTGAAAGCGCGTGGGTTCATT
Proteins encoded in this window:
- the EOMES gene encoding eomesodermin homolog isoform X1 — its product is MQLGEQLLVSSVNLPGTHFYPLESARGGGSGSAGHLPGAAPSPQRLDLDKAPKKFPGSLSCESGSGEPTAASAGAPAAMLSDADAGDAFASAAAAAKPGPPDGRKGSPCGEEELPSAAAAAAAAAAAAAAATARYSMDSLSSERYYLQSPGPQGSELAAPCSLFPYQAAAGAPHGSVYPAPNGARYPYGSMLPPGGFPAAVCPPGRAQFGPGAGASSGAGAGGGGGAGGPGAYQYSQGAPLYGPYPGAAAAGSCGGLGALGVPGSGFRAHVYLCNRPLWLKFHRHQTEMIITKQGRRMFPFLSFNINGLNPTAHYNVFVEVVLADPNHWRFQGGKWVTCGKADNNMQGNKMYVHPESPNTGSHWMRQEISFGKLKLTNNKGANNNNTQMIVLQSLHKYQPRLHIVEVTEDGVEDLNEPSKTQTFTFSETQFIAVTAYQNTDITQLKIDHNPFAKGFRDNYDSMYTASENDRLTPSPTDSPRSHQIVPGGRYGVQSFFPEPFVNTLPQARYYNGERTVPQTNGLLSPQQNEEVVNPPQRWLVTPVQQPGTNKLDIGSYESEYTSSTLLPYGIKSLPLQTSHALGYYPDPTFPAMAGWGGRGSYQRKMAAGLPWTSRTSPTVFSEDQLSKEKVKEEISSSWIETPPSIKSLDSNDSGVYTSACKRRRLSPSTSSNENSPSIKCEDINAEEYSKDTSKGMGGYYAFYPTP
- the EOMES gene encoding eomesodermin homolog isoform X2 codes for the protein MQLGEQLLVSSVNLPGTHFYPLESARGGGSGSAGHLPGAAPSPQRLDLDKAPKKFPGSLSCESGSGEPTAASAGAPAAMLSDADAGDAFASAAAAAKPGPPDGRKGSPCGEEELPSAAAAAAAAAAAAAAATARYSMDSLSSERYYLQSPGPQGSELAAPCSLFPYQAAAGAPHGSVYPAPNGARYPYGSMLPPGGFPAAVCPPGRAQFGPGAGASSGAGAGGGGGAGGPGAYQYSQGAPLYGPYPGAAAAGSCGGLGALGVPGSGFRAHVYLCNRPLWLKFHRHQTEMIITKQGRRMFPFLSFNINGLNPTAHYNVFVEVVLADPNHWRFQGGKWVTCGKADNNMQGNKMYVHPESPNTGSHWMRQEISFGKLKLTNNKGANNNNTQMIVLQSLHKYQPRLHIVEVTEDGVEDLNEPSKTQTFTFSETQFIAVTAYQNTDITQLKIDHNPFAKGFRDNYDSSHQIVPGGRYGVQSFFPEPFVNTLPQARYYNGERTVPQTNGLLSPQQNEEVVNPPQRWLVTPVQQPGTNKLDIGSYESEYTSSTLLPYGIKSLPLQTSHALGYYPDPTFPAMAGWGGRGSYQRKMAAGLPWTSRTSPTVFSEDQLSKEKVKEEISSSWIETPPSIKSLDSNDSGVYTSACKRRRLSPSTSSNENSPSIKCEDINAEEYSKDTSKGMGGYYAFYPTP